A stretch of the Muntiacus reevesi chromosome 8, mMunRee1.1, whole genome shotgun sequence genome encodes the following:
- the METTL6 gene encoding tRNA N(3)-methylcytidine methyltransferase METTL6 isoform X3, which yields MAALQRRGLQTRILSSEEEEKLKRDQALVSDFKQQKLEKEAQKNWDLFYKRNSTNFFKDRHWTTREFEELRSCREFEDQKLTMLEAGCGVGNCLFPLLEEDPDIFAYACDFSPRAVEYVKQNPLYDTERCKVFQCDLTKDDLLEHVPPESVDVVTLIFVLSAVHPDKMHLVLQNIYKNSWRGSFWTQVMKKR from the exons ATGGCAGCTTTGCAAAGGAGAGGACTGCAGACAAGGATTCTCAGCTctgaagaagaggagaaactgaagcGAGACCAAGCTTTAGTGTCtgattttaaacaacagaaactggaAAAAGAGGCTCAGAAGAACTGGGACcttttttacaaaagaaatagcactaattttttcaaagatagacactggactaccagagagtTTGAGGAGCTCAGATCATGTAGAGAG TTTGAAGATCAAAAATTGACTATGCTTGAAGCTGGCTGTGGGGTTGGGAACTGTTTATTCCCACTTTTAGAAGAAGATCCAGATATCTTTGCCTATGCCTGTGATTTTTCTCCAAGAGCTGTTGAATATGTCAAG CAAAATCCTCTTTATGACACAGAAAGATGCAAGGTGTTTCAGTGTGATCTGACCAAAGATGACCTTCTGGAACACGTGCCCCCAGAGTCTGTGGATGTTGTCACCTTGATATTTGTGCTCTCTGCAGTTCACCCTGATAAGATGCACCTTGTCTTACAAAACATTTACAAG AATTCCTGGCGCGGCTCTTTCTGGACACAGGTTATGAAGAAGAGGTGA
- the METTL6 gene encoding tRNA N(3)-methylcytidine methyltransferase METTL6 isoform X2 encodes MAALQRRGLQTRILSSEEEEKLKRDQALVSDFKQQKLEKEAQKNWDLFYKRNSTNFFKDRHWTTREFEELRSCREFEDQKLTMLEAGCGVGNCLFPLLEEDPDIFAYACDFSPRAVEYVKQNPLYDTERCKVFQCDLTKDDLLEHVPPESVDVVTLIFVLSAVHPDKMHLVLQNIYKTRKHIQRDEIICLGSFSQLTEELAYGSGVLRFLSESPMRPSLPSENKREEQLYDALQILPSSF; translated from the exons ATGGCAGCTTTGCAAAGGAGAGGACTGCAGACAAGGATTCTCAGCTctgaagaagaggagaaactgaagcGAGACCAAGCTTTAGTGTCtgattttaaacaacagaaactggaAAAAGAGGCTCAGAAGAACTGGGACcttttttacaaaagaaatagcactaattttttcaaagatagacactggactaccagagagtTTGAGGAGCTCAGATCATGTAGAGAG TTTGAAGATCAAAAATTGACTATGCTTGAAGCTGGCTGTGGGGTTGGGAACTGTTTATTCCCACTTTTAGAAGAAGATCCAGATATCTTTGCCTATGCCTGTGATTTTTCTCCAAGAGCTGTTGAATATGTCAAG CAAAATCCTCTTTATGACACAGAAAGATGCAAGGTGTTTCAGTGTGATCTGACCAAAGATGACCTTCTGGAACACGTGCCCCCAGAGTCTGTGGATGTTGTCACCTTGATATTTGTGCTCTCTGCAGTTCACCCTGATAAGATGCACCTTGTCTTACAAAACATTTACAAG acGAGAAAACACATTCAGAGGGATGAAATAATTTGTCTAGGGTCATTCAGCCAGTTAACAGAAGAGCTGGCCTATGGATCAGGAGTTCTCAGATTCCTGAGCGAGAGTCCCATGCGGCCTTCCCTTCCTTCTGAAAATAAGA GAGAGGAGCAGTTATACGATGCTCTGCAGATTTTACCTTCCAGTTTTTGA
- the METTL6 gene encoding tRNA N(3)-methylcytidine methyltransferase METTL6 isoform X1 gives MAALQRRGLQTRILSSEEEEKLKRDQALVSDFKQQKLEKEAQKNWDLFYKRNSTNFFKDRHWTTREFEELRSCREFEDQKLTMLEAGCGVGNCLFPLLEEDPDIFAYACDFSPRAVEYVKQNPLYDTERCKVFQCDLTKDDLLEHVPPESVDVVTLIFVLSAVHPDKMHLVLQNIYKVLKPGKSVLFRDYGLYDHAMLRFKAGSKLAENFYVRQDGTRSYFFTDEFLARLFLDTGYEEEVNEYVFRETVNKKEGLCVPRVFLQSKFRKPQNTQAPVTPNLGHES, from the exons ATGGCAGCTTTGCAAAGGAGAGGACTGCAGACAAGGATTCTCAGCTctgaagaagaggagaaactgaagcGAGACCAAGCTTTAGTGTCtgattttaaacaacagaaactggaAAAAGAGGCTCAGAAGAACTGGGACcttttttacaaaagaaatagcactaattttttcaaagatagacactggactaccagagagtTTGAGGAGCTCAGATCATGTAGAGAG TTTGAAGATCAAAAATTGACTATGCTTGAAGCTGGCTGTGGGGTTGGGAACTGTTTATTCCCACTTTTAGAAGAAGATCCAGATATCTTTGCCTATGCCTGTGATTTTTCTCCAAGAGCTGTTGAATATGTCAAG CAAAATCCTCTTTATGACACAGAAAGATGCAAGGTGTTTCAGTGTGATCTGACCAAAGATGACCTTCTGGAACACGTGCCCCCAGAGTCTGTGGATGTTGTCACCTTGATATTTGTGCTCTCTGCAGTTCACCCTGATAAGATGCACCTTGTCTTACAAAACATTTACAAG gTATTAAAACCAGGCAAAAGTGTCTTGTTTCGCGACTATGGGCTGTATGATCATGCCATGCTTAGGTTTAAAGCCGGGAGCAAACTTGCAGAAAACTTTTATGTTAGACAAGATGGAACCAGATCGTATTTTTTCACTGATG AATTCCTGGCGCGGCTCTTTCTGGACACAGGTTATGAAGAAGAGGTGAATGAGTATGTATTTCGTGAGACGGTGAATAAAAAAGAAGGACTGTGTGTGCCGAGGGTTTTCCTTCAGAGCAAGTTCCGAAAGCCTCAGAATACCCAAGCTCCTGTTACCCCCAACCTGGGCCATGAGTCCTGA